A window of Geothrix edaphica genomic DNA:
CAACACCTCCATCAACATCGACGGCGGCGACAACAACGAGCCCTTCTTCGGCGGCGCCACCGGCGCGGCCGAGGGCAAGACCCCCTTCACCATCTCCATCGAGGCCATCCGCGAGTACCAGGTGGTCACGGACGGCGCCAGCGCCGAGTTCGGCCGCATGGGCGGTGGCTACGTGAACGCCATCACCAAGAACGGCACCAACGAGCTCAGCGGCAGCCTCTTCTACTACATGCGTCCCCGGGGCTGGGTGGAGGCCGGTCCGACCCTGCGCCAGCCCAACGGCACCACCACCACCAACGCCGTGGGCGACTTCAAGCAGGAGCAGTTCGGCTTCAGCGTCGGCGGTCCCATCCTCAAGGACAAGCTCTTCTATTTCGTCGCCTACGACGCCCAGCGCTACAAGTCCCCCATCAACCAGGTCTGGGGCGGCAACACTCCGGTGGCCCTCGATCCCACCCTGCCCGGCCAGGCCAATGACGCGGTGCTCCTCGCGAAGGGCGGCAACTACTCGAACAAGCTCGATTCGGACGTCTACTTCATCCGCTTCGACTGGAACCCCACCGTCGACCAGAGCATCCAGTTCCGGGTCAACCACTCCAGCTTCAAGGGCGTCACCGGCGCCGGCACCATGGCCGCCTCCGAGAACCTGGCCTCGGACGACGTGAAGACCGACGCCTACGTCCTCCAGTGGAACTGGGTCATCACCGGCAACTGGATGAACGAGTTCCGGGTGAGCCACACCAAGGACGACATGCCCCGGTCGACCTACTCGAAGATCCCCGAGGTCAGCATCAGCAACGTGGGCTTCTACGGGGCCTACCCCTTCGATCGCACCTACAACACCAAGCGCACCCAGTACCAGGAGAACATCAGCTACGTGACGCCCACCTTCCAGGTGAAGGCGGGCGTGGACTACAACGACATCAACGTCTCCGAGTTCTTCGCCGGCAACTGGCAGGGCGTCTACCAGTTCAGCTCCCTCGCCAACTTCCGCCTGGGCAACTGGTCCTACTACCGCCAGAACTTCGGCCTGAACGGCCCCGTCCAGCAGGCCGGGCTCTTCGACACCAGCTACAAGCAGATGGCCGCCTTCATCCAGACCGACTGGCGCATCACCGACACCTTCAAGCTCGGCGTGGGCGTCCGCTGGGACCGCCAGGAGAACCCGGACTTCCCGATCCTCGACATGAGCAATCGGCTCGCGAACCCCATGCCCGTGACCGGCAAGATCCCCACGGACAGCCAGTTCTCCCCCCGCGTGTCCTTCACCTGGACACCCGCTTTCGATCAAGGCAAGACCGTCTTCCGGGGCAGCGTGGGCCGCTATGTGAGCACCACCCCCGCCGTGTTCCTCTACCAGGCCTTCGCGGCCAACGGAATCCGCACGGGCTCCAAGGACTTCCAGGCGTCTGAGGCCGCCACCTACGGAATCCCGCGCGGCACGGCCTTCAACGCCGCGAATCCGTACTGGATCTCCGCCATGCCCGCTGGGGTGACCCTGTCCGGGTTCAACATCTGGACCTTCAGCCCCGACTTCAAGAACCCCTACACTGACCGCGTGAACATCGGCGCCGAGCGCCCCTTCTTCGGCGATCTGGTGCTGGGCCTGTCCGCCACCTATGCCCGAGCCAAGCAGTTGGAGCGCACGGCGGACCTGAACCTCGGCACCCCCACCGCGAACGCCTCCGGCCGCCTCATCTATCCCAGCACCATCAGCGCTTCCGGTGCCTACACGGCGGTCCGCCCCAATACGGCCTACGGCACCATGGGCATGTATCTGTCCGATGCCACCAGCCAGTACCATGCCTACACCGCCAGCCTGAAGTACCACAAGGACGGCAGCCCCTTCGATGCCCAGCTCTACTACACCTACTCCATCAACAAGGACAGCGACTCCAACGAGCGCAACTACTCCGGCATCGGCATCCAGGACCAGGGCAACCTGGGCGCGCAGTGGGGCTACGCCGACACGGACCGCCGTGAAGTGCTCACCGGCTACTTCAGCTTCCTCGACAAGCAGGTGACGGGCATCCTGACCTCCGTCTCCCTCCGCTACCAGACCGGCACCCCGTACACCTTGACCTACGGCACGGATGTGAACGGCGATGCGAACAGCACCAACGACCGCTACTTCCAGAACGGGGTGGACACGGGCCGCAACACTCGGCGGGCCGGATCCTTCCTCACCATGGACCTCGGTCTGCGGCGCGACTTCTTCTTCACCAAGCGGATCAAGATGACCCTGTCCCTGGACGTGTTCAACGTGCTGAACCGCCAGGACACCTACCTGTCCTACCGGACGCCCTCCGTGGCCAACCCCTCCACGGTCGATGCGACCAGTCCGGCTCTCACCCAGCAGCAGAACTGGACTGGCGGCGCCACCTCCGCCCGCCAGATCCAGGTTGGCGCCCGTTTCGCCTTCTAGCCCCACCCGCATCACCCAAGGGCGGCGCACCAGCGCCGCCCTTTTTCATTTACCCTGGTTCCATGAAGATCCTGGCGCTGGGCGATGTGGTGGGGGAACCGGGACGCCGGCTGGTGGAGGCCTTCGTGCCTGTCCTGCGGCGGGAGACCGGGGCCGATCTGGTGGTGGTGAACGGCGAGAATGCCGCGCATGGCCATGGCATCACCGACACCATCGCCCGGGAGTGGTTCGACCGCTTCGGCGTGGACGTCATCACCACGGGCAACCATGCCTTCGATGTGAAGGGTATCGAGGCCTACTTCCGCCAGGAACCTCGCATCCTCCGGCCCGCCAACCATCCGCCCGACACGCCCGGCAACGGCTGGGTGAAGCTGCACACGCCCTCCGGCGCCGAGGTCCTCGTCATTAACCTCATGGGCCGGGTGCACATGCCCGCCTGTGACTGCCCCTTCCGGGGGGTGGATGCCATCCTCCAGAAGGAACGCGCCGACCTGGTCATCGTGGACATGCATGCTGAGGCCACCAGCGAGGCCCAGGCCATGGGCTACCACCTGGAGGGCCGGGCCGCGGCCGTCCTGGGCACCCACACCCACGTGCCCACTTTGGATGCCAAGGTGCTGCCCGGAGGAACCGCCTACGTGACGGACATCGGCATGACCGGGCCCTATGGGGGCGTCATCGGCATGAAGAAGGAGGCTAGCATCGGTCGCTTCCTCAGGGTCCAGCGCCCGAAGTACGAAGTGGCCGAGGGCGACCTCCAGCTCCACGCCGTGCTGGTCACCACGGAAGGCCGCAAGGCGACCGGCATCGAGCGGATCCTCAGACGGCTCTGAACCGTTCCGTTAGTCCTCCAGCTTCGGGAACAGCCAGCCCGCCAGGGCCGCACCGAGGAGGGGCGCCACCCAGAAGAGCCAGAGCTGGCCGAGGGCCCAGCCGCCCACGAACAAGGCAGGCCCCGTGCTGCGGGCGGGGTTCACCGAGGTGTTCGTCACCGGGATGCTGATGAGATGGATCAGGGTGAGGCAGAGGCCGATGGCGATGGGCGCGAAGCCCGGGGCCGCCTTCCGGGCGGTGCTGCCCAGGATCACCATGAGAAAGAAGAAGGTCATCACGACTTCGGTCAGGAAGGCCGCGCCCAGCCCGTACTTTCCGGGGGAGTGCTCTCCGAAGCCATTGCTGGCGAAGCCGCCGATGGAGGCGCCGTTGCCCGTGGCGATGACATAGAGGATCAGGGACGCGGCCACGGCCCCGAGTACCTGGGCGACCCAGTAGCCGGCGATGTCCTTGTAGGGGAAGCGCCCGCCCACCGCCAGGCCCAGGGTCACGGCCGGGTTCAGATGGCACCCGGAGATGGGCCCGATGGCAAAGGCCATGGTCAGCACCGTGAGGCCGAAGGCCACGCTGACACCGTGCAGGCCGATGCCCACGCCCGGGAAGCCGGCGGCCAGCACCGCGCTCCCGCACCCTCCCAAGACCAGCCAGAGGGTTCCAAAGAATTCCGCCACAAGCCGCTTGCTCACAGTGCCTCCCTTGGGAAGAAACGGGGTCGTCGATCGGCAGATCCGGCCCAGTCTAGTCGCCCCGGGGCGGAAGGAGTCAAGAAAGTCGGGTC
This region includes:
- a CDS encoding TonB-dependent receptor, which codes for MRSRHFSSSSLMALLVAAAPIMAQGVSTQLGGRVLDTKGGAIAGATVVIRNTETGLTRTLQTSSEGRYMATLLPVGPYTVSVTKSGFQTASNVKVNLNLGDAAPLTIRLAAETGAVVEVVAASAAVDTERASAAAIISPDNLTNLPVLNRNFTNLATLSPQVVVDSSRGNLAIAGQRGVNTSINIDGGDNNEPFFGGATGAAEGKTPFTISIEAIREYQVVTDGASAEFGRMGGGYVNAITKNGTNELSGSLFYYMRPRGWVEAGPTLRQPNGTTTTNAVGDFKQEQFGFSVGGPILKDKLFYFVAYDAQRYKSPINQVWGGNTPVALDPTLPGQANDAVLLAKGGNYSNKLDSDVYFIRFDWNPTVDQSIQFRVNHSSFKGVTGAGTMAASENLASDDVKTDAYVLQWNWVITGNWMNEFRVSHTKDDMPRSTYSKIPEVSISNVGFYGAYPFDRTYNTKRTQYQENISYVTPTFQVKAGVDYNDINVSEFFAGNWQGVYQFSSLANFRLGNWSYYRQNFGLNGPVQQAGLFDTSYKQMAAFIQTDWRITDTFKLGVGVRWDRQENPDFPILDMSNRLANPMPVTGKIPTDSQFSPRVSFTWTPAFDQGKTVFRGSVGRYVSTTPAVFLYQAFAANGIRTGSKDFQASEAATYGIPRGTAFNAANPYWISAMPAGVTLSGFNIWTFSPDFKNPYTDRVNIGAERPFFGDLVLGLSATYARAKQLERTADLNLGTPTANASGRLIYPSTISASGAYTAVRPNTAYGTMGMYLSDATSQYHAYTASLKYHKDGSPFDAQLYYTYSINKDSDSNERNYSGIGIQDQGNLGAQWGYADTDRREVLTGYFSFLDKQVTGILTSVSLRYQTGTPYTLTYGTDVNGDANSTNDRYFQNGVDTGRNTRRAGSFLTMDLGLRRDFFFTKRIKMTLSLDVFNVLNRQDTYLSYRTPSVANPSTVDATSPALTQQQNWTGGATSARQIQVGARFAF
- the aqpZ gene encoding aquaporin Z codes for the protein MSKRLVAEFFGTLWLVLGGCGSAVLAAGFPGVGIGLHGVSVAFGLTVLTMAFAIGPISGCHLNPAVTLGLAVGGRFPYKDIAGYWVAQVLGAVAASLILYVIATGNGASIGGFASNGFGEHSPGKYGLGAAFLTEVVMTFFFLMVILGSTARKAAPGFAPIAIGLCLTLIHLISIPVTNTSVNPARSTGPALFVGGWALGQLWLFWVAPLLGAALAGWLFPKLED
- a CDS encoding TIGR00282 family metallophosphoesterase, whose protein sequence is MKILALGDVVGEPGRRLVEAFVPVLRRETGADLVVVNGENAAHGHGITDTIAREWFDRFGVDVITTGNHAFDVKGIEAYFRQEPRILRPANHPPDTPGNGWVKLHTPSGAEVLVINLMGRVHMPACDCPFRGVDAILQKERADLVIVDMHAEATSEAQAMGYHLEGRAAAVLGTHTHVPTLDAKVLPGGTAYVTDIGMTGPYGGVIGMKKEASIGRFLRVQRPKYEVAEGDLQLHAVLVTTEGRKATGIERILRRL